The genomic DNA CTTTTTACATAATCTTACATTAgggaattaaaacaaagttCTTTTTGCAATCCTGTTGCCCAGATTGCTAGGGAgaaaataaacgaaacaaaatctGTATAGCACGTCCGTGATGGAGGACATACAAAAAGACACCGATTGGAGCACGCTTTCCACTGGCGCCCATACGCACCAGGCAAACGGGCTTATCTTGGTGGCGTTCAGAAACGTCTGGCTGGTGGTCGGGTGCAGTGAAAGCAAATAATCCAAAGGTGATAAAATCAACGAATGTTCCTAATTAGCGAACCATACCGGGAACTGGCAGAGTTGCGGTAAGGCTCGGTAACAAGGAACGGCCATGAAGAATCGTTTTGTTCGTCGGAATGTTCGTCTGTGTGAAAATCAACTCGACCCATGGATGGTGTGGACAGCGTGTGGGGAGGATGCGTGTGGGGTTGCTCTCTAGTCGCGTTGGTTTTTGTGCACCTCCGTCTTGATGGCGTACACGAACGACAGCACGTCCTGGATGACTGGTTCCTTTTGGGTGGCCAGGGCACGGTTCATGTCATCGATACGGACGCGAGTGTCAGCGTCGATCTTGTTCGAGACACCCTCACGCGATCCGACGTGCTAGAAAGTACAAAGCCACACATTCAAGTTAATGGTTTgactcccttttttgttgacGAATCTGTACGCCAGCTTACCTTGGCTTCGAATTCCTTGAAGGTGCGCTCCCGCTCGGCACGATACTTTTCAATCTCTTCCGTGGCCTCATCTTTGGCCTGCTTTAGACGACGTGCCTTGCCtggaaaaagcaaaagaaaaccgtTTTTCATATTCAAATATGACACTTTTCCTCACTTTAATATCTCTTTTGGTCGCCGAAATCGTGCACAACACTCCCCACAACAGGTGGGTCATGTGACCCAAAGTTAcgcgtttttcttccttcttcgcTGCACGCTCCCCGAGTTGTTTGAACTGGGCACTGGGACGGCACACAATAACTTACGTTTGCGCGCTTCGCCAACCTTGTCGGCGGCCTTCTTTTCCGCGGCCAGAAGCTGCTGGATACCCTGGGTGTTGCTGGCCATCGTGAAAAGTCCGGGGACGGGATCTCAATCTCTAGCACGAAGCGAACTGAACGTACCGACGAACTAAAGGAAAACGAGAGCGCGCAATCCAACCGTCTCGAAGTCACAAGTTGATTAGGGTtcgagagttttttttttttcattgatcATATGACAACCCACTTTGCGCCGTAACCCACCCTCCCCCCTTTCCGTTGTTTCACCCACGGGGGTGTACGGGTAGGGTACACGTGATAGCATTCCCACCCTATCGCACGCGGGAGAACGAGAGAACCGGAGTGTGCGcattgggttgggtttttacGCGGGGGTTGAAGTGTTTTGGAGTTGCATTTATGTTTTGAACATGGAAAGTTATGCTGCCAGCACACGACAGCAAGGGCTAAGGTTCGGATTTCTTTATATTTGCCATAGAATACATTACAATAAATTACTCATTCTGCACTGTTTCCTAGATTAGAAAGGTTCGAAATGATTATCAGTTAATTATTTTGGTTAAAGTCTGAAAGAAGATTTCACCACTCACTTTTTGCTACCGGGATACCTAAAATGTAGGTAAAAGTTGGATTAAAATGTGGAAACTTTTGttataaaatattataataacaatagataataaataaataaataattgatgtaaaaagtttgaaaaagTTACCCCTTTGGggtatttatttcattttttattgtaaagtgtttttaaacagcaatacggccaatCCGTTcctattaaataaaaaaagtgtttttaaattatttttccagATGTGGCAAAAATCTACTCTATTCTAATCTTtctgtgggaattagaataattatataatcttgcctgcatttgaactacaggatttaatattacaattttcgagcatgcatttaaatttcacgaattaaacagtagacaattaaggattaagattaggactactcgactgttatacacttacacgaactactcgaattacatgtaaatcattatggacaaacgaatacacagttgcaaaccgaccagcgatacgagtgcacacagtctcacttcaatcctcaaaatatatcacaaccaccccctttcgtgaacattttcacatttgttggtccttcgaaccggatcgtgatatacggagaggaagtttcattttgcaaccaagagtggaactcggtatacggaaattgtgcaagtcattacgtgacaaattcgccatcgcattcggccccgcgtcaagggcaacggtcggttacactccaccatttcgaatttcgcgccaacgagttgttcgttaccgtcgtgtgatatttcgtgtgatattttcgagaagcaatggataagaaaatcaaggcagtgcagttgaagaaaaggattgctgtggaaagcattaaatccatggagcggttccagacggatttccaacccaacgacgcccaacagattccggaggtgttagagaatttggaatcgcatcaggcagggttcttcgccgctatttctaaactggaggaactcgacgaaagtgatgcaacaatcgaagcgtgcattatggagagaatccacttcgaggaacgttgcaggaagctgaaatcatttttacgtgcaaatcaacccaaggaagaaggagcggtcaacgatacgacaggtttggcttcgtcgacactcgcttttggtcgaccgcacgcaccaaacctacgcttacccaaaatcgagcttccaacgttcgatggagatcatacgaaatggctgtcgttccgcgatcgcttccttgctatgatcgacgcttcgcctgagcttccgtccatcgcaaaactgcagtacttactttcatcgctaaaaggagaggctgcactgcccttcgagcacacacctctaacggaagacaattacgcaatcacatgggctgctctgcttaaacggtacgacaactcgcgtctactaatccgtgagtattatcggaaaatgcactatctccccggagtgcattcggtgtgcgtggataagctttcccacttggtggatgaattcacgcgcttcgtgaacggattagtgaagttaaaggaaccggtagattcgtgggatacaccgctgtcgaatatgctgcttatgaagttagatcgggaaacgctgttggcttgggaaaagcattcggtacacttcacgcgggacaaatacaaggatgtgatcgagtttgttcaagatcggatccaaatcttgaaatcgaccaacactttcgtgatggatcaaagcgctggtggtaccaaggtggccggcaacagtcggcagccagtgcaacgacggttcatcgcgtatgcagctacttctcgcccggctcctgttccttcgtctgccctcatccaaccgccaaagtgtccactggagtgttccgaaggtcacactttgcgcaactgcccagtgttcacaggtaaagaagttcagcaacgacgagacattgttgcaacgaatcgactgtgctggaattgtttgagcagcaatcatcaggtgagggagtgtaaatcggaattttcgtgtcgcatatgtcgggagcgtcatcacagcttattgcatcacactccacgctacactcctcccacaacggttacaatgtctgctcaaacggatgacgacaatgtgttccttgcaacggcaaacatccaaatcaaggatgactacggcaacatccacgaagcaagggctttattggattcgggttccacatcgaatttcatcgcggaagacctagctcgaaggctgttgaccagtcgcaaaagggtcaacgtcgctgtttcgggcatcggcaattcggtacagctggtcaagggttcgatcgtcgccaccgttcactccaagacacaacccttctcaacggaaatggcgttcctggttatggacacgccatgtacaaacattcctacttcaccaacggacatctcttcatgggaaatgccggatgtggcattggcggacagcacctttaatcatccggggcaagtcgatatcgtcatcggaggcgatacgttctgggagctgcacaccggtcgcaagcgctctattggcagaggcaagccgtggctgattgaaacccgtttcggttgggttgtcagcggcatctctcatcatatatcagccggtccgcggctgtgtcatctttctgcacacgatgccacattggaggagatcctgcatcgattctgggagagcgaaaccatagccgaggatcctgtgctatcggtcgaggagaatgcttgcgaaaagcatttcgctgcaacaactgttcgcactacaagtggaaggtatgtcgttcgtttgccttttaaccccaatcctaatgtcgttttaggagagtcgaaacaaatagctgatcgtagattgcgtagtatggaacggcggttgaacagtaatcctacaatgaaaaaggagtatgccaaattcatgagagaatacgaacagttggggcatatgaaacgacttaccagtcctgcagatgattcgatagatcactattaccttccacaccatgccgttgttaaagagtcgagcacaaccacgaaggttcgcgtcgtgttcgatgcatcgtgcaaaacgtcgagtggttactcgttgaacgacaaactcatggtgggaccagtcgttcaagaagatctcctatcgatcatccttcggttccgttctcgtgccatcgcattgtctgccgacgtagagaagatgtatcggcaaattttacacagtcccgatgattgtagatatctgcgcatccggtacagagaagatcctgctgaacccatctcaacctttgaactacagacggttacgtacggcacagcatcagctccttttctagctacaaggaccttgaaacaagctgctattgacaacaaggaagagtacccgctggcagtgaacgctgtcctaaacgacttctacgttgatgatttgttaacgggtaccgatgatatctatgaagcgattgaaatgcagaagcagatatcaggcatgttaaattcagctggtttcacactgaagaaatgggcttcaaaccgcaccgaagcattgcaaaccgtgccgtctgaagatgtagcagttcaactaacgcatgaatggaaggattcgaagcaggtttccacgttaggtatcatgtgggaaccagctgctgacactctacgttttcggatcgatataccacctacaccatcccgcatgacaaaaaggctagttttgtcatacatagctaaaatattcgatcccctcgggttgctgggtccaacgatcatcatcgccaaaatgttcatgcagcaactgtgggctctaaagcagaacggaagatcgtgggattgggacagcgagctaccatcgcacctacagcaagaatggttgaacttccactctaccttatcctcactgcgcaacctgagaataccacggtacatagctcaacgcacggccacaagtctgcaaatacacatctttgctgacgcatcacaactagcatacggcgcttgttgttacatccgcgctgaaggcttggaaggagtcaccgtacagctgctaacagccaagtcgaaagtcgtcgcattatctaactcacactctatagctaggttggaattatgtgcagcgcgattggccacactcctacacgagaaggtgattaattcactgaaggtttctgctactacaatctgttggaccgactcaatgactgtacttcactggttgaactccgtaccaaatcgctggaagccgttcgtagccaacagggtggctaaaatccagcaaacttccggcatacagtgctggaagcatgttccaggcaccgacaatccagcagacgacatctcgcgtggcttaacaccagagaaactattggcatgtgaacgctggtggcacgggccacattggttagcacgcaacgctgaagattggccacaaaacacttcaccaccaaacgaggctgagagcgcagaggaggagaggttaacttcaccacgggttgcaacaacatctacaatctgcgaatttcggaacaggttgttttcccgaatttcggcttaccacacactgcaaagggttgttgcatacggcttgcgctttattcataacgcgaagcttcacaagggaaatacggcacattcaaaacacataccacctctcactacggacgaactcaaggcggcagaactcaaactgtgttacctatcacaacgagacactttcttcgaggagatacaagccctacagaagggcaaagagattccaaagaactccaaactgaagtggatctcacccttcatcgacatcgacgggatcctgcgcatcggtggccggctcactaacgcacaactaacagaagcagaaaaacacccggtcatcttatcttcaaagcacccacttgccgcactactagctgtttcgattcacttgcaaaagttgcatgctgcaccacaattgctgctatctactctgcgccaaagattttggattattggtggtcgcaatttgtgcaaatccgtgtaccacacttgccacgcgtgttttaaggtaaaaccaacactcatcaaacaaactatcgccgatctgccaacatcacgcgtcacaccaacaaggccattctcggtatgcggagtggattactgcgggccaatctacctaaaaccaaccatccgcaacagaagtccgatcaaagcatacatcgctatttttgtatgtttttcaacacgagcggtacacatcgaactggttggcgatttaacctcaacagcattcataaatgcacttcgtcgtttggttgcacgccgcggtcaaatcagggaacttcactccgacaatgcaaccacattcaagggagccgcgcacgagctgaatcgcatctacaagatgcttaaatgcgacgaacacgatcgagctgcaatatttgattggtgcgcgacgaatcagatgaagtggaaattcatcccaccgagagcgccgcattttggaggtgtatgggaggcagcggtgaaagcagctaaaaaacacatcattagaaccatcggcactacaagcatcacgcaggagaacatgcttaccttgcttgcccaggtagagcaatgtttaaattcacggccaataacacctttatccgatgagccgtgtgatttagaaccactgacaccgggccacttccttgtcggtggcaatatgcaagcggtaccagacatcgattacaccaatacgccgagcaatcacctgaaggaataccaattggtacaaaaacatctccaatcgatttgggcccgatggtatccggagtatctgcaacagttacaagcccgggccaaatattgttccggtaaagcagccgtcctacaacaaaatcaattggtgattattaaggaagacaatgttcatcctacctcttggcccatggggcgcatcgttgcagtacatccaggaaaggacggggtagttcgcgttgttacactgcgcactgcttcagggaagcatatcgtccgcgcagctaatcgtctagctgttctaccaaatccagacccgctaagtcatcttgaaaccacggaaaccacatgcactgattaatgcgcacttgtaaaccacgctacattgtttacattcacaagtgtcaatcacggatcaagataaacaaacacacgcccacacgcacccacatatacacacacacacatgataacaggcagataggagataagcattgcgtcaggagtacacgattagttttgaattcacatttgcatgaaatttaaagaagttccttctttggtggccgggaatgtgggaattagaataattatataatcttgcctgcatttgaactacaggatttaatattacaattt from Anopheles stephensi strain Indian chromosome 2, UCI_ANSTEP_V1.0, whole genome shotgun sequence includes the following:
- the LOC118503687 gene encoding V-type proton ATPase subunit G, with product MASNTQGIQQLLAAEKKAADKVGEARKRKARRLKQAKDEATEEIEKYRAERERTFKEFEAKHVGSREGVSNKIDADTRVRIDDMNRALATQKEPVIQDVLSFVYAIKTEVHKNQRD